The proteins below come from a single Myripristis murdjan chromosome 10, fMyrMur1.1, whole genome shotgun sequence genomic window:
- the LOC115366480 gene encoding F-box/WD repeat-containing protein 11: MEPEMEDKTLELMNTSGMESQNLVDDLSPKKNTVVKLSNGPVTGSRKRPSEGNYEKEKEHCIALFDQWSEADQVEFVEHLISRMCHYQHGHINSYLKPMLQRDFITALPAQGLDHIAENILSFLDARSLCSAELVCKEWQRVISEGMLWKKLIERMVRTDPLWKGLSERHQWEKYLFKNRTTEVPPNSYYHSLYPKIIQDIETIEANWRCGRHNLQRIQCRSENSKGVYCLQYDDDKIISGLRDNSIKIWDKQSLECLKILTGHTGSVLCLQYDERVIVTGSSDSTVRVWEVTSGEVLNTLIHHNEAVLHLRFANGLMVTCSKDRSIAVWDMASPTDISLRRVLVGHRAAVNVVDFDDKYIVSASGDRTIKVWSTSTCEFVRTLNGHKRGIACLQYRDRLVVSGSSDNTIRLWDIECGACLRVLEGHEELVRCIRFDNKRIVSGAYDGKIKVWDLQAALDPRAPASTLCLRTLVEHSGRVFRLQFDEFQIISSSHDDTILIWDFLNVSTNGQSEGRSPSRTYTYISR; encoded by the exons ATGGAGCCGGAGATGGAGGACAAAACGTTGGAATTGATG AACACATCAGGGATGGAGTCACAGAACCTCGTAGACGACCTGTCACCAAAGAAGAATACAGTTgtcaag CTTAGTAACGGTCCAGTGACGGGGTCCCGCAAGCGTCCTTCGGAGGGCAACTatgagaaggagaaggagcacTGCATCGCCCTGTTTGACCAGTGGTCGGAGGCCGACCAGGTGGAGTTTGTGGAGCACTTGATCTCCCGTATGTGCCACTACCAGCACGGCCACATCAACTCCTACCTCAAACCCATGCTGCAGAGGGACTTCATCACTGCGCTGCCAG CCCAGGGCTTGGACCACATAGCGGAGAACATCCTGTCGTTCCTCGATGCACGCTCACTGTGCTCAGCAGAGCTTGTGTGTAAGGAGTGGCAGAGGGTCATCTCGGAGGGAATGCTGTGGAAGAAACTCATTGAGCGCATGGTCCGCACGGACCCGCTCTGGAAGGGTCTGTCCGAGAGACACCAGTG GGAGAAGTACCTGTTCAAGAACCGCACTACAGAAGTTCCGCCCAACTCCTACTATCACTCCCTCTACCCCAAGATCATCCAAGACATAGAG ACTATCGAGGCTAACTGGCGATGTGGCAGACATAACCTGCAGAGGATCCAGTGTCGCTCGGAGAATAGTAAAGGGGTCTACTGTCTCCAGTATGATGACGACAAGATCATCAGCGGCCTTAGAGACAATTCCATCAAg ATCTGGGATAAGCAGTCTCTGGAGTGTCTGAAGATACTGACCGGTCACACAGGCTCAGTGTTGTGTCTGCAGTACGATGAGAGGGTCATTGTCACCGGCTCCTCTGACTCGACTGTCAG GGTTTGGGAGGTGACGTCAGGCGAGGTGCTGAACACACTGATCCACCACAACGAGGCTGTGCTCCACCTGCGCTTTGCCAACGGCCTGATGGTCACTTGCTCCAAGGACCGTTCGATTGCTGTTTGGGACATGGCGTCACCCACCGACATCAGCCTCCGTCGTGTCCTGGTGGGGCACCGCGCTGCCGTCAACGTGGTGGACTTTGACGACAAGTACATTGTGTCCGCCTCAGGGGACCGCACCATCAAG GTGTGGAGCACCAGCACCTGTGAATTTGTGCGCACCCTAAATGGGCATAAGCGAGGCATTGCCTGTTTGCAGTATCGAGATCGCCTTGTGGTCAGTGGCTCGTCAGACAACACCATCCG GTTATGGGACATAGAGTGTGGTGCATGTTTGCGGGTGCTGGAGGGTCACGAGGAGCTGGTGCGCTGCATTCGCTTCGACAACAAGAGAATTGTCAGTGGCGCCTATGATGG TAAAATCAAGGTGTGGGACCTGCAGGCGGCCCTGGACCCACGAGCCCCAGCCAGCACCCTATGTCTGCGCACACTAGTG GAGCACTCGGGCCGTGTGTTCCGTCTGCAGTTTGATGAGTTCCAGATCATCAGCAGTTCTCACGACGACACCATTCTGATCTGGGACTTCCTGAACGTCTCAACCAATGGCCAGTCAGAGGGACGGTCCCCCTCCCGCACCTACACTTACATATCCAGATAG